The segment GAGCAAGCTGCCTTGAGGTTCCTCGGCGGCTCTCCATCACCTCCTCTTTGCCCAAGACCCTGGAAGCCCAGGAGGCGGTCTCTGGGCTATTAAGTCTTAGAATCACCTTGGTTGCACATTGACCGACCAGTTCATTGGCTACCTTGTCTTGGTAGACGTGGCGGAGGCCTTCGATATCCTGAAAGCCAAGGACCACTCTGGCACCTTTGGAGCGGCCCTGGGTCAAAAGCTGAGGGAGTTTGTCTAATTTTTGAGCTTCGCGGATTTCATCCAAGAAAAACCAGGTCTGACCGCCATCACCTTCGGGGCGGCTCAAGATTAATTCCGCGATGCGGTAAAAAAGCACTCGGTGAAGCGTATCGACAGCAGCGCGGTTTCCCTCGTCGTTACCCATGATGAGGATTGATTCGGATTTCATCCATTGGGTGAGGCTTAGTTTTCGGGGTGCATGTTCCCAGGCTGCGGCGATCAACTGATAGGGTCGAAGGTAGGTCACCACCGCTGCCATGATATTTTGGAGAGTCGGTTTGTATTCAAAGAGGTTCAAAAGGTCGTGGGTGTCTGAGCTTGAACCCAAGACCTGCTCCAAAAGCTTAGGGTTCCTTACCAAGAGCAGCGCCTGGCGAAGGGTCCATTTGCCGGGGTGCTGACGAATGAGAAACAGGAACGTCGCTTCCAGGAGGCTTCTCGCAGCATCAGGGAAAAACCGGTTGTGGTCATTCTCGTTTGCAGGGATGAGGATTCGGGCAAGCTGGTGGGCTGCCGGGGCGGTGGTAATATCTGCTGCCGTATCCCACGCCTCTCCGCGAGAATCCATCGGGTTTAGCAGGTGAACCTGGCATTCTAGATTCATGCCGCCCAGGAGACTTAAGAGGTCGCGCTTAGCGTCATAAATCACAGCGCGGTGCTTTTGACCCGTGCCGATGAGCGGCAGGGCGCTCTGCATGAGGAGCCGCTGCATAACGGTTTTCCCCGAACCCGTTGCTCCGACAAAGGCTATGTGCTCATTGGCAATTTCGGAGGGGAAGCGATGCTTTCCGATGGCGATGCCTGGGTCGGTCTTTTCCTGAGCGCTTTGGACAATCGCGGCGACTTGGTTCTCGTTTCGAAGGGATGCGCCCCGCAGATGGGAGAGTCGGATGGATCTTCTAGGAAGGAGTAACCTTCCTAAAACGATGAGTAGCACAGCGATCGGCATAAGGTATGCGAGCAGCAACATAGGACCCTCCATTTCAAAGAACGTGACTGATTCCATCTCACCAAGTGCGGTGGCAAAGGACAAGTGCGGTTCGCGCTTGCCAGCCGGAGGGAGCGGGGCTAGATAGGATTTGTATGGCTAGATACCCCATTTTTGATGGCGTGCCGGAAGGGGTCGATGTGATCATCGGGTTTGAACGGAACTACCCCGGATTTTTTGTGATGATCGAGGACAAAACGAACCCCCGCGGTCCTGAGACTTACTATTTTAACAACATCACCGACCATCCCGGCGTGGTGATGACTATTACTCAGATCGAGGAGACGCTAAGCCGGTTTCAAATTCCGATCACTCGCGAGGACGTGGAGCGGCTGGTCAAAGACGCCGAGAGGAACGGCTTTGAGGAGAACGTGCTCGGTGCTATGCGAATGATCCCAGGAACCAACCAAGCGGAGCTTGACGACTTTCGGGCAGTGAAAGAGCGCTACGGACTGACACAACCAGTCGCTTGAGAGTTGCCTTTCGGAGGCCCGCTGTCAGGCTGGTCTTGCATGGCACGCAAAGCGAACCGAACGGAGATCGTGTTGGAGTCTGGACAGCTGTGGCGCACAAACAGGGGATACATCCAAATTATTCAACTCGGCAAAACTCTTGCCCATTACCGCCAAAGCACCCGAGCGGATCAGAGGGGCATCCCGGTGCTTATCGCCTCGATGAAGACGATGCGGGAAATGCTTAGGAGCGGAGAGGCTAAATTGGTGGAGACTCCTACGTGAGCCAGGGTATGGGTTAAAACGTTCCACTACCGGAATTCTTTGGATTGTGGTATGATGCTGGCTGAAGGCTGACTAGGGCCACTACGGTTATTGGAGCGCTCTATGAGAATATCAATCGAAGTAAAGGCGGAGACGGCCAAACAACTGCAATCTCTGGCAGCGGGTAAAGGCGTGTCGGTGGATGAACTGATTCGTGTTTATATTCCCGGCATCTCCACCAGCGCTAACCATTCCCAGCAGGAGGATCAAGCTGCCAAGATTGAATCGTTCATCGCTTGGGCTAAAAGTCACTCACGCAGTTTGCCGCCACTTCCGAGCGAGGCGGTGAGTAGGAAGTCCTACTACGAAGATTGATGGCGACCCTGGTAGACACGAACATCCTGCTCCGCAGCATCCAACCAACCGATCCGCTCTTCGGCATAACGCTTTCAGCTCTTCAGATTCTCGGATGTCTCACGGATCGCCTCGCAGTGGTTCCCCAAAATATGGTCGAGTTTTGGGCCGTTGCCACAAGGCCTCGGGCCAACAACGGACTTGGTCTCGCTCCGAGCGAAGCATCCGTTGAGATCCAAAAGATCCTCAGCACCTTTCAATTCTTTCCCGAGACTCCCACCATCTTTGATGAGTGGATGAAATTGGTAACCGCATATGCCGTGAGCGGCAAGGACACTCATGATGCCAGGATTCTAGCAGCGATGAAGGTGCACGGTATCGAGAGGATATTGACCTTTGATGAAGCCGATTTCGCTCGCTACAAGGGCGCAATCACTGTCCTCACGCCGACAAGTGTCGTGGCTAGCCAAGAAGTTAAGTCCGGATTCTAATACCGTTTCCATCCCCGGCAGTAGTCTTGGTTGTAACGACGCACGAAGGCATTATATTTCTCCGGCTCGCTCATTCGCATCCCTAGAAACTCGGCAATCCGCTTGGATGCCTCAATCATGAGGCGCTTCATCTCCATATCGGAGATCCGGCTAAATCCTGTTAGATAGTCGAGCGGCAACGCCTTTCCCGCATGAAGCTCTTCAATGTAACCGTTCCGAAATGCAAATGCGGTGAGTGCGTTGGCTTCATCACGCAGCGTAAAATCGTCCACTGGTGCCCTAAGGCGGGGATGATAATTTTCATGAGCGGAGTCTTCGTAGATCGACTCCCGGCTGGTTACCAGACTCGCCGCCGCTGTGAGGAAGGTGTGGTTTTGAGCAATCCAGGCGCGGAACGATGAAAGTCTACCCGCTGGGTCCAACTGACCGCTGTGCTCCGGGGAAGCGCTGATCGCCGAAGATTTACTACTCATCAGCAGCTCGAGGAACTCATTTAGTCCAAGCCCATTATTCGCTGCGAGAGTCCGAAGTTTTTCTTCAGTTCCTGGTCTTACTTCTATCATCTCCAATCTCTTTGTCTCATCTTATGGCACTTTCCCCACTAGCCACAGTTTGGATGTGAATCATCGTGTTATCTCTTCCACTTTTGGGATGGGCGGAAGTGTTGCTGGCGAGGCGGTAGGTCGAAAATCCTGAGGCAAAATCCTCAGTGTCTTCCCAATAAGCGCAGCCTTGCTCAACCGATAGGTCCACCGATCGCGGCTTCCGTCGGTTTTGATTTCGGCGACAACCCATGTGGTTGGCAATTTTCGAACAAGCTCAACCGGCGGCAAGTGCGGAATCTGATCGACCGTGAATCGGTCGCCCACTTCCACGGAGGGAAGTTGCTGAGAGATCTCTTGGTGCTGTCCAGCGCCGGGCATTGCGTGTTCCTCCTGGTATCGGGATCTCCAACTCGCATTGTTGCACGGATGTGGAGAGGGACACAAATCGCGCGATGCAGAAAGGCGAGATGCGAGAGAATTAGAATCTGCTGAAGAAATTCGCGCACGGAGGAGCCGCTGGGACAGTGTGGGTTGCGGGGCTGCTAGCAAATGCGCAGCGTCTGTCTGTGCTCCATACGGGCCTGTCTGAGTTTTCTATTCAGAAGTCCTAAGAGGAGCCGTGGGCGACTCAAGTTCCGAAACACCAGTGATCCGGGGCAATGTATGCTTCTCAATTGACCAAACGACTATCACTCGGGGATTGCTCGGTAATAGAGCCGCGTACGGGTCGAAATTGGTTGCGGGTCTATATAAAGAAACGGGGAGGTTGGCAGTCGAATCGTCGTCTGCGTGAACCACTCTACGAAATCCGGCGTGGCACTGACTTCTATCCTATAGAGCGTCTGAGGTGTGCCCTCGATTGTCAGTCCAGCATATGTGTCGATCCTCGTCGACGCAGGCGCGCCAACTTCTGGGATACGTCCGATCATCATGTCGTCAAAGCCAAAACCTTCTGTTCCACTGCCCGAGATTTCCACCGCCACAAATGGTCTGTCGTGATCAATAATCCCAAAAAAGATGCAACCGCTGCTTCCTTGCGGGATTTTCGCAGGCACCCTGTAGGTACTACGTTCGCCCTTTGAATCGATGAGCACTACATCTCTCGAATCATTCTCGGCATCAGTAATGAAAAGACCGAATGCCGATTGAGGAGAAGTAAATCGTACAGTAATAGGGCCTTTGGCACTCAACAATTTGTCGCCAGACAGTGCAAACTTGCCGTCGATGTGTCCAAGCGATTTGGGCGGCTCTTGGATTGCCCCACCGGAGATCGTTGCTCCGATGGTTCCCGATTTGAGATCCTGGACGGCGTCCGAAACAGGGAAGGCCTCGAACGTCTCCTCAACCACATCGAGTAGGCTCAGCCGAAACCTTGCGAACTCCTTCGAAGAGTTAGGAAGGTCTGAAAGTGATCTCCGCTTTCCTTCACCAGACTCGCCCGAGCCCGGGTCGTCCCCGGTGAAGATGGTTGGCGTGGCCTGAAGCGAGGACAACAAAACCAAAACGCAACTAAACCCCAGGAGTGATCGGTGAAGAGCCTTACCCATATGCTGGTCAACGTAGGCTGCTCTAGGATATCAGCAAGTCGAAACCAAACTTATGGGTTAAAGACACGGTTGCTGATCCACGCGAAACCAATATATGCTTTGCGTAAGCCATTAACATCTAGCGTGTAGGAGTCTAAAATGATCAAACCCTTTCAAATTGGCAGCCCGAAAACGTTCGATCATGAAAATCGAAGACCGCCAACCTCCTCGGCCCGTACGCTCAAAACGACCGCCCTACAGCTGATCGTTACGGCGTTAAGCATGTCGCCCGCAATTGTCAGAGCCGATAGCTTGTGCGTTCCGTTTTCGAGATTGTCATTTCGCTCAATCACGGCCGTTGATCCAGGAGAGAGCTGTCCGCGCGGAACCAGGCGGGTAGGATCGTTCTTAAGCGCCGAGGAAACGGAAAAACTGGTAGCGGGGGCACTGCGATCTGTGCCTGCAGAACCACTACGTTTTTCCCTGGCTCCCCAAACGAGCAGTCCTCCGCTATGTCTGGGTATGGATGTCAAGAGCCGCTGTGCGGATGAAGACGGATGTGTTCTGAGATATAGAATAACAGTTCCGGAACGAGGGATTGACGATCCTACAAGAGTGGTTTCGAACCAAATACGGATGATATTTAATCCAGAAACGCACCAAGTCACAATTCGGAACGATGGAGTCGAGTATTCAGGCATGCTCGGCTCCGGCGTGCACTCAAAGATCATAACGCTCGCTGGCGGGGAGATCTATATCGCGACAGATAAACCCGAAGAAGCGTGCGTAGATTCGACCAACTTTGTCGACGATGGACCGAACTCGATATGGCTACAGATTAGCAATCGCTTCCAGATGGATGGGGCGCTTCTGGA is part of the Verrucomicrobiales bacterium genome and harbors:
- a CDS encoding CopG family transcriptional regulator, which gives rise to MRISIEVKAETAKQLQSLAAGKGVSVDELIRVYIPGISTSANHSQQEDQAAKIESFIAWAKSHSRSLPPLPSEAVSRKSYYED
- a CDS encoding type IV secretion system DNA-binding domain-containing protein encodes the protein MPIAVLLIVLGRLLLPRRSIRLSHLRGASLRNENQVAAIVQSAQEKTDPGIAIGKHRFPSEIANEHIAFVGATGSGKTVMQRLLMQSALPLIGTGQKHRAVIYDAKRDLLSLLGGMNLECQVHLLNPMDSRGEAWDTAADITTAPAAHQLARILIPANENDHNRFFPDAARSLLEATFLFLIRQHPGKWTLRQALLLVRNPKLLEQVLGSSSDTHDLLNLFEYKPTLQNIMAAVVTYLRPYQLIAAAWEHAPRKLSLTQWMKSESILIMGNDEGNRAAVDTLHRVLFYRIAELILSRPEGDGGQTWFFLDEIREAQKLDKLPQLLTQGRSKGARVVLGFQDIEGLRHVYQDKVANELVGQCATKVILRLNSPETASWASRVLGKEEVMESRRGTSRQLAPSLSQTVGQSTSHGISQRPLVLESELTELPKTSF
- a CDS encoding type II toxin-antitoxin system VapC family toxin — encoded protein: MATLVDTNILLRSIQPTDPLFGITLSALQILGCLTDRLAVVPQNMVEFWAVATRPRANNGLGLAPSEASVEIQKILSTFQFFPETPTIFDEWMKLVTAYAVSGKDTHDARILAAMKVHGIERILTFDEADFARYKGAITVLTPTSVVASQEVKSGF